In a single window of the Nocardioides sp. L-11A genome:
- a CDS encoding universal stress protein, whose amino-acid sequence MPVDSIDPVPPNSIVVATDGSDDADRAVGWAAEQAFLERRPLTVVTAAHGPEVPTAAWSATSAMYSWDPGQALLDARAMAQEAADVALHVHPGLDVTVVARIGDPRHVLVEISRDVPLLVLGSRGRGPLRSKLLGSVSAAVSRDAGCPVVVCRPQHQDERARQGVLVGADGTPESLPVVEFAFQQASLLNLPLTVVHAVWDEVGAVHGPVMVSPRETGLDQYRVLLGESVAGITSKYPEVRVDLRLARGMAEDCLSDTGALWNLIVVGRHPVDSLLRLVTGAVATTVVERSHTTVAVVPQADPRVES is encoded by the coding sequence ATGCCCGTTGACTCCATCGATCCCGTCCCCCCGAACAGCATCGTCGTCGCCACCGACGGCTCCGACGACGCCGACCGCGCTGTCGGTTGGGCCGCCGAACAGGCCTTTCTGGAACGCCGGCCGCTGACCGTCGTCACGGCGGCGCACGGCCCCGAGGTGCCGACCGCCGCCTGGAGCGCCACGAGCGCCATGTACTCCTGGGATCCCGGACAGGCGCTGCTCGACGCCCGCGCGATGGCCCAGGAGGCCGCCGACGTGGCACTCCACGTGCACCCTGGGCTGGATGTGACGGTCGTGGCCCGGATCGGGGACCCGCGCCACGTCCTGGTCGAGATCTCCCGCGACGTGCCGCTCCTCGTCCTCGGATCCCGCGGTCGGGGTCCACTGCGTAGCAAGCTGCTCGGGTCGGTCAGCGCCGCGGTGAGCCGGGACGCCGGCTGCCCGGTCGTCGTGTGCCGCCCCCAGCATCAGGACGAACGGGCTCGGCAGGGCGTCCTCGTCGGTGCCGACGGCACACCCGAGTCGCTCCCCGTCGTCGAGTTCGCCTTCCAGCAGGCGTCGCTGCTGAACCTGCCGCTGACGGTCGTGCACGCCGTGTGGGACGAGGTCGGAGCCGTGCACGGTCCCGTGATGGTCTCGCCGCGCGAGACCGGCCTCGACCAGTACCGCGTCCTCCTCGGCGAGAGCGTCGCCGGAATCACGTCGAAGTACCCCGAGGTCCGCGTCGACCTCCGTCTCGCCCGCGGGATGGCCGAGGACTGCCTGAGCGACACCGGCGCGCTGTGGAACCTGATCGTCGTCGGGCGGCACCCGGTCGACTCCCTGCTGCGGCTGGTCACCGGGGCCGTCGCCACCACCGTGGTGGAGCGATCGCACACCACCGTTGCCGTCGTACCGCAGGCCGACCCACGCGTCGAGAGCTGA
- a CDS encoding universal stress protein, protein MKTTTIRPASIVVGADGSKHAARAIAWAAQQAALERRQLVVLTVDEGAARRHNTEAVQLAREIAPDIDVIGLAASDDPRGLLVELSHDAHLLVVGSRGRGAVRSMLLGSVSATVSRLSSCPVVVCRPRAEVHQGKGVLVGVDGTESSIAVLDFAFAHASLRHQPLTVVHCVWDVIAAVAGLRDVRVKDVDLGPEDEAHLLLAETVAGYAEKYPDVPVTLRVTHGLVDEVLGSHTAAWDLVVVGRHPPDTVGRIVTGSIATAVVERARTTVAVIPEPTVVLPS, encoded by the coding sequence ATGAAGACCACCACAATTCGGCCGGCCAGCATCGTCGTCGGTGCCGACGGGTCGAAACACGCGGCCCGTGCGATCGCCTGGGCTGCGCAACAGGCCGCCCTCGAGCGACGGCAGCTCGTCGTCCTCACCGTCGACGAGGGTGCCGCCCGCCGCCACAACACCGAGGCCGTGCAATTGGCCCGAGAGATCGCCCCGGACATCGACGTGATCGGCCTGGCTGCCAGCGACGACCCGCGGGGCCTCCTCGTCGAGCTCTCCCACGATGCGCACCTGCTCGTCGTCGGCTCGCGCGGACGCGGCGCCGTGCGCAGCATGCTGCTGGGCTCGGTGAGCGCGACCGTCAGCCGACTCTCCTCCTGCCCCGTCGTCGTGTGCCGCCCCCGTGCCGAGGTTCACCAGGGCAAGGGCGTACTCGTCGGCGTCGACGGCACCGAGTCCTCGATCGCCGTTCTCGACTTCGCGTTCGCCCACGCATCTCTGCGCCACCAGCCGCTCACGGTGGTGCACTGCGTGTGGGACGTCATCGCGGCCGTCGCGGGTCTCCGCGATGTGCGCGTGAAGGACGTCGACCTCGGCCCCGAGGACGAGGCACACCTGCTGCTCGCCGAGACTGTCGCCGGCTACGCCGAGAAATACCCCGATGTCCCCGTCACCCTCCGTGTGACCCACGGGCTGGTCGACGAGGTACTCGGCAGCCACACGGCCGCCTGGGACCTCGTGGTCGTCGGCCGTCATCCGCCCGACACCGTCGGCCGCATAGTCACCGGTTCGATCGCGACCGCCGTCGTCGAGCGAGCACGTACGACCGTGGCCGTCATACCCGAGCCGACCGTCGTCCTGCCGTCATGA
- a CDS encoding response regulator transcription factor: MEGYLSHLRRVYLVDDHDIVRRGVRDLLVPARDLQVVGDSGSAREAVPEILRLGPDVMLLDLHLQDGTGIEICRAVRSENPAIAGLLLTAAGDDEALAAAVLAGAAGYVIKVSRSSNIMNTVRRLQPGNTLMDPDSIERASRLLESITESLTPSATDTERRILDLLIEGRTDSQITQALAASEADSARKIADLVARLTQALLAA; this comes from the coding sequence ATGGAGGGCTATCTCTCTCATCTCCGACGGGTGTATCTGGTCGACGACCACGACATCGTCCGACGTGGAGTCCGCGACCTGCTCGTCCCTGCCCGGGATCTTCAGGTCGTCGGTGACTCTGGCTCGGCACGGGAGGCTGTGCCGGAGATCCTTCGGCTCGGGCCGGACGTCATGCTCCTCGACCTCCATCTGCAAGATGGCACGGGCATCGAGATATGTCGCGCCGTACGATCGGAGAATCCCGCGATCGCGGGGCTTCTCCTCACAGCGGCCGGAGACGACGAGGCCCTGGCGGCCGCTGTCCTCGCCGGAGCCGCGGGATACGTCATCAAGGTGAGCCGCAGCAGCAACATCATGAACACAGTCCGACGACTGCAACCGGGCAACACCCTGATGGATCCCGACAGCATCGAGCGCGCCTCGCGACTGCTCGAGTCGATCACCGAGAGCCTGACACCGTCGGCGACCGACACCGAACGCCGAATTCTCGATCTCCTCATCGAGGGTCGGACGGACAGCCAGATCACACAGGCGTTGGCGGCGAGCGAAGCCGACTCCGCGAGGAAGATCGCTGACCTCGTCGCACGCCTGACCCAGGCATTGCTCGCCGCATAG